AAGCAAAATAGAAGACAGGTATCTCTTGCCATTTTTCCCTCGCGCCAGCACCAAAACAACCAAGGCCAGACCTGTAGCTGCAAAAGCCGATCCCAAAAGGCCTGACTCGCCTGTCTTAGGGAGCTTTCCTAACAAGCTTTCCTGCCTTGTCGGACGGTAAACCAAATAATAAGCTTCCGAATTTTCTTCCGCAAATTTGGGTAGTTCCTTCACGATAGCAGCTTTTTCAGCCTCAGTCAGATCGCTCTCTACCACATAGTGATACTGAACGAGGGTAGACTGATTGGCAGACACTTCCGCTGCCTCAACAGAGCTGACAGCTCCTCCCATTGTGGTACACAAAAAGAAGCTTCCGATAGTAGCGGAAACTAGACCTACAGACAGCTTTCTAAAAGAATAGCGCTGGTATATGTCACCAGTGACTCTTTTTTTCATAAAATTCCCTTTTCTTCATATAATAAACTAATAAAAATTTTACTGGATTTTACTCTAAATTGCAATCCCTTAGCCTGATAAAATACTCTTCTTTCAGTTGTCGACAGGGAGAAACCCCCTTTCATTTTCAGCGAAAAGTAAAAAGCAGATTCCCTGGGAGAGAACCTACTGTTTACAGATCATCCAAGCCCCAAATCCAACTCAAAGAGGCCGTACTCATGCTTGTCCCCTTGCAATTCTGCTGCATAATGGCGCGTGACGGTATTTTGGTGAATCAAGGCACCGATAGCCGAGGCTTGCCGTTTCTGCGCTTCTTTAAAAATCGGATAGGCCAAGGCAGATCCCAATCCCAAGAATTCTTCATCCACTCCTAGATACATAATCGTATAACGTTTGGCAAAGCGCTTGGTCCAGAAAAGCTTGGCTAGGTTGAGAGGAGTCGGTTTTTGATAAACCAAAGAGCCGTAGTCCGGCATGGTAATCAGAAAACCAACTAACTTGCCCTCCTTATAGGCCAGCTTAACCATGGAAAAATCAAGAATATACTGGTATTTTTGAAAAATCTGACTGAACTGCTGACTGGAAATAGACCGATAAATTGGGAAATCTTGATAGAGGCGATTGAGGAGCTCAAAAACCTGCAGCGAAGCTTCTTCCCAGTCCTTCTTTTTGGGAGAGCAAATGGTGAAACCCGCTTTTTCAAAAGATTCAAAACGATGAGCCAGCTTGTCCTGATGAGTCTGATTGCTAACCTTGGGATAAAAATTGGACAGATAGAGTTCTTTGATCTCAAAACCAGCAGCCTGCCAGAGCTGGGGGTAATAGGCTGGATTATGAGGTTCTCCAGTAAAAGGGAGCTCCTCTGTTCCAGTCAGCTGCATTCGATAGCCCAGCCAAAAACTTGCTTGTACGGGGCCGATTATCTTAATCGCTCCGAGACTGCGAGCAAAACCTGCTAAATGTTCGATAAAAGCAGATGAAATCTGCTGGTCATTGATCGACTCGAAAAATCCCAAGTAAGCAGTCTCATCCCCTGGATAGAAGGTCAGAAGCCCTCGAATACAAGGCCGACTGTCCACATATCCAATAAAAGCATAGGTTTCTAAGTCAGAACTCAGCGGGTGACTGCCCTCAATCAAAGCCAGCTCTTCCTCTTCCGACTGCATGAGGTGGTCTGGCTGGTAAATCCGCTTGGGCAGAGCTAGAAAATCATCCAGCCCTGCAGTATTGGGTTTGACAGGTTTAATTTGCAGCATGGTCTTCCTCCTTGATCAGTCGAATCTTGCCAGTAAGGCCATCCATCTCAATCCAGTTGCCATTTCGCAGCTGGCTGCAGGCGCCTCTGACATTGACAATAGAGGGAATACCCAACTCGCGGGAAATAATAGCCGTGTGCGAGAGCAAAGACCCCTGCTCAGCAATGACACCCTTGGCTTGGGTCAGAAAATAGACCCAGCCTGGATCGGTCATCTTGGTCACGATAATCCGATCCTGAGCAGACTCAATCTCCTGCACATCTTCCACGACCAAAACCTGAGCCTTAACGCAGCCAGGCGAGCAGCCAATTCCTTGTAAGGCTTGATTGCCCGTATTGTGACTGCTGGTGTGGTTTTGCGGTTTCAGGTATTTCTCAAAGACCTGTCCAGCAAAAACATAGCGACTAAAGGTTGGTAGTTCCTTATCAGCCTCCAACTTCTCCCGACGCTCGGCTATCAAGCCACTAACATCTCTGGGCTTTCTGGTCAACTCAAACAATTCTTCCTTGGTCAAGTAAAAAACATCGTCAGGCGTAGCCAGCAGCCCTTGCTCGGCTAATTGCTGACCAAGTGTTCGGAAAATCTGCCGCATCATGCCGTAGATCCGTGTGCGGTTTAAGCGGGAGCTTTCCCGATATTTAACACCAGTCATGGCTCGCTTGCGAAGAAAATTCGCCCACCAGCCTGATTTTTGCACCTCTTCTTCAAGTTTCTGAGGGGCCAGCTTCTTCTCCTCTTGCTGGCACATTTGCAGCAGGAGCTTAAGCAGACGCTCTGGGTGCGTTCGGAAGGTTGGAGTTTCTAACTTCAACTCTTCCGGAGCTCGATCACCAAATTCATGGATAAAATGGGCAATTTCTTGGATCAAAGGGTGCTGACGACTTAGAAAGACTGCTGGACTTTCACTTGCCATGGCCTGTCTAATCGCTGCATTTTCTTCCGCTTTCAACTGAGCTGTTAAAGACTGCAGCGCCAAAGCCGGCCGCATACTTTCAATCTGCTCAATTCCTGCAATCTCAGCCTGAACAGCACCGCCGCGACGCGACTTCTTTAGGAGTCCAGTATAGACAAAAGCATAGAGGTCATTGACCAGCGTAATGTCCCAGTGAGCCAGAATATCCTCTTTTAGCTTGCTGACTAAGGCAATTAAGGTCTCTGCATCTGCGTCAGGAGAAAAGCTCGCTTCGTATTCGCGCTGAATCTGGGCAAACTGCTCTTCCAATTGCCTCATTTGCTTGGGTGCCGTCCAAAACTCTCGAATAATGCGAAGCATGATTTGCAGGCGTTTGAAAGCAGATAGGTGCACCGGCATCTGAGGTACCTCTGTCTCTCTCACTCCCAGCATATCCTGCCAGATTGGAATGATTTTCTTTGAAAAAGGCAGAAGCTGCAAGAGCTGATACCAGCTCTGAATCTGGTAATAGACTCGGCTATTGACCGGCTGCAGCATATTTTGAAAGGTGACTTCATAGGCAACCAACTCTGGAGCATCCTTGCCAACCAAGCGCTGGGCCAAACTTCGAAAAATACTGGCATAGGCCTCTTGGATAAAGCTAATGGTCAGAGGACTGGAAACGCCCGGATAGCTCTCTACAATGTTGCTGTTATCCAGAATAATCCGCTGTCCCTCTGGCAAGGTGGTAATAGGTCGTGCCTGCAAGAGATAGAGTTGGCCATTTGCGAAGGTGAACTCCATATCCATATAAGGTCCGAAAAGCTGACTCACCTGACTAGCCAAGGCCTGTAACTCCTCGAGTTGTTCCAGTGATAAGTCTGGTGAGTCCTCCGTCTGCTCCGTATAAAAGAGCTGGTCCTTGGGATGAAGCGTCACCATTGTTGTAGGAATCTTATCCTCGACAACCTTATTGCCCAAGCCCCGACCGATGACAATGATATGCTCGTTCAGAATGCCCTTGGGATTAGCTGTGAAGTAAATCCCAGACAAGTCTCCCTCCTGCATAACTTGAACAAGGCAAATCATCTGTGCCTGCTTCAAGGATAGTCCCTGCTCAAACAGATAACTAAGAGCTGACTCCTGATAAAGAGAGAGCAAGGTCGCTTGAATAGCTTCTTTAAGTCCTTCTGGCTTCACATTGAGCTGGCTTTCAAACTGACCGGCAAAGGATGAAGCCTTGCCATCCTCAATAGTAGCTGATGAGCGGACTGCAAAGCGACAGTCTGTCTGAGAAAACTCCTGCCGAATCCAGTTTTCTGCCGCTGTCAAATCTTCCCGCGCAAACTGCTCTTTAGCCCAGTCCTGCAGTTGCTGACTGAGTTGGGACAAGTCCAACTCTCCAGACCGATAAGCTTCTTCCATCCGCTCCAAGTCAGCAGAGCTGGCAGATTCTTGAAAAAAGTCAAAAGCAAACACTGCAAAGTCAGGAATCGGCAAACCAGCAGCCTGCATTTTCAGCAAATGATAGGCCTTGCCTCCGACCTGGTCAAGCCCTGTCTGCTTGATCCTTTTCATCAAAGTACCCCCATCAAGAGATAAACAGCAACGGACAGAACCATGGTCGTCTCCGTGATGTAAGTATAACGCTCCACCCGCTCCCGTATATTAAACCGAGTCGGATCCTTGATAAACTGCTCAAACTGGACAGTCATCCAGATAACATTCAGCACCAAGACCACCACTCCGACATGGGAAATATTCCAGAGGAGAGCGAAATTGGTCAAGATATCCAGCAGAGTCACCACCTCGATAAAGCGAGTGGCTTTTTTGTAGCCAAAAAGCTTAGAATAGGTTACATACTCTGTCTCATCTTTTGGCGCCCGAATCTTGCGGCAGACTTCCCAGATCAGACTT
Above is a window of Streptococcus cristatus ATCC 51100 DNA encoding:
- a CDS encoding phosphoenolpyruvate synthase; its protein translation is MKRIKQTGLDQVGGKAYHLLKMQAAGLPIPDFAVFAFDFFQESASSADLERMEEAYRSGELDLSQLSQQLQDWAKEQFAREDLTAAENWIRQEFSQTDCRFAVRSSATIEDGKASSFAGQFESQLNVKPEGLKEAIQATLLSLYQESALSYLFEQGLSLKQAQMICLVQVMQEGDLSGIYFTANPKGILNEHIIVIGRGLGNKVVEDKIPTTMVTLHPKDQLFYTEQTEDSPDLSLEQLEELQALASQVSQLFGPYMDMEFTFANGQLYLLQARPITTLPEGQRIILDNSNIVESYPGVSSPLTISFIQEAYASIFRSLAQRLVGKDAPELVAYEVTFQNMLQPVNSRVYYQIQSWYQLLQLLPFSKKIIPIWQDMLGVRETEVPQMPVHLSAFKRLQIMLRIIREFWTAPKQMRQLEEQFAQIQREYEASFSPDADAETLIALVSKLKEDILAHWDITLVNDLYAFVYTGLLKKSRRGGAVQAEIAGIEQIESMRPALALQSLTAQLKAEENAAIRQAMASESPAVFLSRQHPLIQEIAHFIHEFGDRAPEELKLETPTFRTHPERLLKLLLQMCQQEEKKLAPQKLEEEVQKSGWWANFLRKRAMTGVKYRESSRLNRTRIYGMMRQIFRTLGQQLAEQGLLATPDDVFYLTKEELFELTRKPRDVSGLIAERREKLEADKELPTFSRYVFAGQVFEKYLKPQNHTSSHNTGNQALQGIGCSPGCVKAQVLVVEDVQEIESAQDRIIVTKMTDPGWVYFLTQAKGVIAEQGSLLSHTAIISRELGIPSIVNVRGACSQLRNGNWIEMDGLTGKIRLIKEEDHAAN